Proteins encoded in a region of the Methanobrevibacter millerae genome:
- the eno gene encoding phosphopyruvate hydratase produces MDSVIEDVQVRKILDSRGNPTVEVDVTTWNGFGRAAAPSGASTGSREVVSFPEGGVDVIVSEVEDVIASELIGMDANDITTIDEVLREVDGTGNLSAIGGNTTVAVSMAVAKAAAASSNIPLYRYLGGNWVNELPYPLGNMMNGGAHAGINAPDIQEFLVVPIGAKNIVEAIFANASVHKKLKGLIQSKDSNFTGGKGDEGGWVPNITNDNALEIQAKACEEVGDELGLEIRPALDMAASELWNSKKQKYLYAQDGVERDTGEQIEFVKDIIETYNMFYVEDPFDESDFEGFAQLTSKVGNRCLICGDDLFVTNKELLLKGIEMNAANAIIIKPNQIGSLSETYATVKLAKQHNIVPVVSHRSGETTDETIAHLAVGFASPMIKTGAIGGERIAKLNELIRIEEELPNPKMGQF; encoded by the coding sequence TTGGATAGTGTAATAGAAGATGTCCAAGTTCGTAAAATCCTGGATAGCAGGGGAAATCCGACCGTTGAAGTAGATGTTACTACTTGGAATGGTTTTGGTAGAGCTGCTGCACCTAGTGGAGCGAGTACCGGTTCAAGAGAAGTGGTCTCATTTCCTGAAGGGGGAGTGGATGTTATCGTAAGCGAAGTTGAAGATGTTATTGCTTCAGAGCTTATTGGTATGGATGCGAATGACATTACTACTATCGATGAAGTATTAAGAGAAGTGGATGGAACTGGAAATTTGTCAGCTATTGGTGGTAATACTACTGTTGCTGTTTCTATGGCTGTTGCTAAAGCGGCTGCTGCTTCATCTAACATTCCATTATATAGATATTTGGGAGGTAATTGGGTTAATGAATTACCTTATCCTTTAGGAAATATGATGAATGGTGGAGCTCATGCAGGAATTAATGCACCAGACATTCAGGAATTTTTAGTTGTTCCTATCGGAGCAAAAAATATTGTTGAGGCAATTTTTGCCAATGCTTCAGTCCACAAAAAGTTAAAAGGTCTTATCCAATCTAAGGACTCCAATTTCACTGGTGGAAAAGGTGATGAAGGTGGATGGGTACCGAACATTACTAATGATAATGCTTTGGAAATTCAGGCTAAGGCATGTGAAGAAGTTGGTGATGAATTAGGTCTTGAAATTAGGCCTGCATTAGATATGGCTGCTTCTGAATTGTGGAATTCTAAAAAGCAGAAGTATCTTTATGCTCAGGATGGTGTCGAAAGGGATACTGGTGAGCAAATTGAATTTGTAAAAGATATTATTGAAACTTATAATATGTTTTATGTAGAAGATCCATTTGATGAATCTGATTTCGAAGGTTTTGCTCAGTTAACTTCAAAAGTTGGCAATAGATGTCTTATCTGTGGTGATGATTTATTTGTAACAAATAAAGAATTATTATTAAAGGGCATTGAAATGAATGCTGCAAATGCAATTATTATTAAACCAAATCAGATTGGTTCATTATCTGAGACTTATGCGACTGTTAAATTAGCTAAACAGCATAATATTGTGCCGGTAGTATCACATAGATCTGGTGAAACAACTGATGAAACTATAGCCCATTTGGCTGTTGGTTTTGCTTCACCAATGATTAAGACTGGGGCTATTGGTGGTGAAAGGATAGCTAAATTAAATGAATTAATACGCATTGAAGAGGAACTTCCAAATCCAAAAATGGGTCAATTTTAA
- a CDS encoding DNA-directed RNA polymerase subunit K → MEVIFMEMEELTRFEQARLLGARAIQISMGAKPKVELGDSLDPIDIAYKELKEGVLPLDVIKNEDLNK, encoded by the coding sequence TTGGAAGTAATATTCATGGAAATGGAAGAATTAACAAGATTTGAACAAGCTAGACTTCTTGGGGCTAGAGCAATTCAAATATCTATGGGTGCAAAACCAAAAGTTGAACTTGGCGACTCCTTAGATCCTATTGATATTGCTTATAAAGAACTTAAAGAAGGAGTTTTACCATTAGATGTTATAAAAAATGAAGATTTGAATAAATAG
- a CDS encoding DNA-directed RNA polymerase subunit N, whose product MIPIRCLSCGKPVSAYFDEYNRRVADGEKSKDVLDDLGLTRYCCRRMLISHVQTWE is encoded by the coding sequence ATGATTCCTATAAGATGTTTAAGTTGTGGAAAACCTGTATCAGCTTACTTTGATGAATACAATCGTAGAGTGGCTGATGGTGAAAAATCTAAAGATGTTTTAGATGATTTAGGTTTAACAAGATACTGTTGTAGAAGAATGTTAATTTCTCATGTACAGACATGGGAATAA
- a CDS encoding 30S ribosomal protein S9, whose product MVKVIHTSGKRKTAIARGTVKEGTGKVRINRVPLELYSPELANLKLQEPLKLAGDLANQVDINIHVVGGGVMGQAEAARMVIAKGLVQWSQDMDLKEKFTHYDRTMLVGDPRRSEPKKYGGPGARARKQKSYR is encoded by the coding sequence ATGGTTAAAGTTATTCATACAAGTGGAAAACGTAAAACAGCTATTGCTCGTGGTACTGTTAAAGAAGGAACCGGTAAAGTTAGAATTAACAGAGTACCTTTAGAACTTTACTCTCCTGAGCTTGCTAATTTAAAATTACAAGAACCTTTAAAATTAGCTGGTGACTTAGCTAACCAAGTGGATATTAACATTCACGTTGTTGGTGGTGGAGTAATGGGCCAAGCAGAAGCTGCACGTATGGTTATTGCAAAAGGACTCGTCCAATGGTCACAAGATATGGATTTAAAAGAAAAATTCACTCATTACGACAGAACTATGTTAGTAGGTGACCCAAGACGTTCAGAACCTAAAAAATACGGTGGTCCTGGAGCAAGAGCACGTAAACAAAAAAGTTACAGATAA
- a CDS encoding 50S ribosomal protein L13, with the protein MIIDGEGCVLGRLASITSKNLLEGEEVVILNAEKIMLTGNRDWAYAKYKQRVDRASISNPRDLGPKYPRRPDDIFRRTVRGMLPFKKSKGKTAYKGLKAFVGVPAEYADAELQAVPEAEYKNLKKGIELGEISKLLGATF; encoded by the coding sequence ATGATTATTGACGGAGAAGGATGCGTTTTAGGAAGATTAGCTAGTATTACTAGTAAAAATCTTTTAGAAGGCGAAGAAGTAGTAATTCTTAATGCTGAAAAAATTATGTTAACTGGAAACAGGGATTGGGCTTATGCTAAATATAAACAAAGAGTTGACAGAGCAAGTATATCTAACCCTCGTGATTTAGGTCCTAAATATCCTAGAAGACCAGATGATATATTTAGAAGAACTGTAAGAGGTATGTTACCTTTCAAAAAATCAAAAGGTAAAACTGCATACAAAGGATTAAAAGCATTTGTCGGCGTACCTGCTGAATATGCTGATGCAGAACTCCAAGCAGTTCCTGAAGCAGAATACAAAAATCTCAAAAAAGGTATTGAATTAGGGGAAATCTCCAAACTTTTAGGAGCTACCTTTTAG
- a CDS encoding 50S ribosomal protein L18e encodes MVKKIIKTNPNLIELINKLNKQSKSEDAAIWKDVANRLSRSNRRTAEVNLSDINRHADADETILVPGKVLSNGELDKKVNVVALKFSAKAQEKIESAGGECISIDEIIETNPKGSNIRIIE; translated from the coding sequence ATGGTTAAGAAAATTATCAAAACTAATCCTAACCTTATTGAACTTATTAATAAACTTAATAAACAATCAAAAAGTGAAGATGCAGCTATTTGGAAAGATGTTGCTAATAGACTTTCAAGGTCAAATAGAAGAACTGCAGAAGTAAACTTATCTGATATTAATAGACATGCTGATGCTGATGAAACTATTTTAGTACCTGGTAAAGTTTTATCTAACGGTGAATTAGACAAAAAAGTAAATGTTGTAGCATTAAAATTCTCAGCTAAAGCACAAGAAAAAATTGAAAGTGCGGGTGGAGAATGCATCTCAATTGATGAGATAATCGAAACTAATCCTAAAGGATCAAACATTAGGATCATTGAATAA
- a CDS encoding DNA-directed RNA polymerase subunit D: protein MEIEVKSQSDDEIVFIVRDAEVPFVNAIRRTAMVNVPKIAIEDVNIIKNDSAMFNEVLAHRLGLTPLVSDLDAIEGLLLPEDDGWYEPQGIAFRLNEVGPKVVYSKDLISSDSKIKPVYDTIPIVKLKEDEELIVEAYAKVGYGKNHVKWMPTTVCAYKQYPEITFNDEVDIDYDCADACPRGVLKSDKRSKNIKILDIENCSMCKSCVRSSINRAAANGAPDKSYINVGYRENDFIFRIETDGSMPPKEVLLTACDKLGEKADKFISFSEKEE from the coding sequence ATGGAGATAGAAGTAAAAAGTCAAAGCGATGATGAAATTGTATTCATTGTTCGTGATGCAGAAGTACCTTTTGTAAATGCTATTAGAAGGACAGCAATGGTTAATGTTCCTAAAATAGCTATTGAAGATGTGAATATTATTAAAAATGATTCTGCTATGTTTAATGAGGTACTTGCTCATAGGCTTGGTTTAACTCCTTTAGTGTCTGATTTGGATGCTATTGAAGGCTTATTATTGCCTGAAGATGATGGTTGGTATGAACCTCAAGGTATTGCATTCCGTTTAAATGAAGTTGGACCTAAGGTAGTTTATTCTAAGGATTTAATATCTTCAGACTCAAAAATTAAACCAGTATACGATACAATTCCTATTGTTAAACTTAAAGAAGATGAAGAACTTATTGTGGAAGCTTATGCAAAAGTAGGTTATGGTAAAAACCATGTTAAATGGATGCCAACCACTGTTTGTGCTTATAAACAATATCCGGAAATTACTTTCAACGATGAAGTAGACATTGATTATGACTGTGCTGATGCATGTCCAAGAGGTGTCTTAAAATCCGATAAAAGATCTAAAAACATTAAAATTTTAGACATTGAAAATTGTTCCATGTGTAAAAGTTGTGTAAGGTCTTCTATCAATCGTGCTGCTGCAAACGGAGCACCTGACAAAAGTTATATTAACGTAGGATATCGTGAAAATGATTTCATATTTAGAATTGAAACTGATGGATCAATGCCCCCTAAGGAAGTATTATTAACAGCTTGTGATAAGTTAGGTGAAAAAGCAGATAAATTTATCAGTTTTAGTGAGAAGGAGGAGTAA
- a CDS encoding 30S ribosomal protein S11, whose translation MAKDEKWGIANIYSSFNNTIITVTDITGAETISQWSGGKVVRADRQQSSPFAAMAAATRIADDAKEKGFVGLHIKVRAPGGNGPRSPGPGAQATIRALARAGIKIGKIEDITPIPHDGTGRPGGKRGRRV comes from the coding sequence ATGGCAAAAGATGAAAAATGGGGTATAGCTAATATTTACTCATCATTCAATAACACTATTATTACTGTAACAGATATTACTGGTGCTGAAACTATTTCCCAATGGTCTGGTGGAAAAGTTGTTCGTGCAGACAGACAACAATCTTCACCTTTCGCAGCTATGGCTGCAGCAACCAGAATAGCTGATGATGCTAAAGAAAAAGGATTTGTAGGATTACATATTAAAGTTAGAGCTCCTGGTGGAAACGGACCTAGAAGTCCAGGACCTGGTGCACAAGCTACTATCCGTGCTTTAGCAAGGGCTGGAATTAAAATTGGTAAAATTGAAGATATCACTCCAATTCCTCACGATGGTACTGGAAGACCTGGTGGTAAAAGAGGAAGAAGAGTATAA
- a CDS encoding 30S ribosomal protein S4, whose protein sequence is MGQPRKSRKKYNTPPHPWNAERIKDENKLMTKYGLKNKKEIWKADTLVRRYRREARYLLGFSTDQMQEEKLELLGHLARTGVLPENAAIEDILGLTVEDILRRRLQTIVYRKGLARTPKEARMFVVHGHIALDGKKINSPSYVVLRGQEEEIGFYRSSPVAKQIEEYNNNKDNKANTEE, encoded by the coding sequence ATGGGTCAACCTAGAAAATCAAGGAAAAAGTATAATACACCACCACATCCTTGGAACGCAGAAAGGATTAAAGATGAAAACAAATTAATGACTAAATACGGCTTAAAAAATAAAAAAGAAATTTGGAAAGCTGATACATTAGTTAGAAGATATCGTAGGGAAGCAAGATACTTACTCGGTTTCTCAACTGATCAAATGCAAGAAGAAAAATTAGAATTATTAGGACACTTAGCTAGAACCGGTGTTTTGCCTGAAAACGCTGCAATTGAAGATATCTTAGGTTTAACTGTTGAAGATATCTTAAGAAGAAGATTACAAACTATTGTATATAGAAAAGGTTTAGCTCGTACTCCTAAAGAAGCAAGAATGTTTGTTGTACATGGACACATAGCTTTAGATGGTAAAAAAATCAACTCACCAAGTTATGTAGTATTAAGAGGTCAAGAAGAAGAAATTGGATTCTATCGTTCTTCACCTGTAGCAAAACAAATTGAAGAGTACAACAATAATAAGGATAATAAAGCTAATACAGAAGAATAA
- a CDS encoding 30S ribosomal protein S13, whose product MEDEFKHLVRISRKDVDGNKTIEHALTDIKGIGLSLSKTMCRILDLDLNSKIGYIADEDVAKIEDIIENPQKFDIPSWMLNRREDYETGEDIHLIESDLDMTLRDDLNRMKKTRSYKGRRHEVGLPVRGQRTKSTFRKSASVGVRRS is encoded by the coding sequence ATGGAAGACGAATTTAAGCACTTAGTGCGTATTTCTAGAAAGGACGTAGATGGTAATAAAACCATTGAGCACGCTTTAACTGATATTAAAGGTATTGGTTTATCTTTATCTAAAACTATGTGCCGTATTTTGGACTTAGATTTAAACTCTAAAATCGGATACATTGCTGATGAAGATGTTGCAAAAATTGAAGACATTATAGAAAACCCTCAAAAATTTGATATTCCATCATGGATGTTAAATCGTAGGGAAGACTATGAAACTGGTGAAGACATTCACTTAATTGAATCTGACCTTGACATGACTTTAAGGGATGATTTAAACAGAATGAAAAAGACCAGAAGTTATAAAGGAAGAAGACATGAAGTTGGTTTACCTGTAAGAGGTCAAAGAACTAAATCTACTTTCAGAAAAAGTGCTTCAGTTGGTGTAAGACGTTCATAA
- a CDS encoding LemA family protein, giving the protein MTNWILIIVMVLVIIFIVYTFIHMYNRLVSLRNRVENSFAQIDVQLKRRNDLIPNLVETVKGYASHEKEVLEEVTRARGNVMNASGVKETSDANNQLTGALKTLFAVAENYPDLKANSNFQQLQEQLNDTEDKIAYARQFYNDTVLMYNNACQQFPSSMLAKIFHFKTGEFFTTDEASREAPKVEF; this is encoded by the coding sequence ATGACAAATTGGATTTTAATTATTGTAATGGTTTTAGTCATTATATTTATCGTTTATACATTTATACACATGTATAATAGATTAGTTAGTTTAAGAAACCGTGTGGAGAATAGTTTTGCACAAATAGACGTTCAGCTTAAAAGAAGGAATGATTTAATACCTAATTTGGTAGAAACTGTAAAAGGTTATGCCAGCCATGAAAAAGAAGTTTTAGAAGAAGTTACAAGAGCTCGTGGAAATGTAATGAATGCATCAGGAGTTAAAGAAACAAGCGATGCGAATAATCAGTTGACTGGTGCTTTAAAAACTTTATTTGCTGTTGCTGAAAATTATCCTGACTTGAAAGCTAATTCCAATTTCCAACAGCTTCAAGAGCAATTAAACGATACTGAAGATAAAATTGCCTATGCAAGACAATTCTATAATGATACCGTATTGATGTATAATAATGCATGTCAACAATTCCCATCAAGCATGCTTGCTAAAATATTCCATTTCAAAACAGGTGAATTCTTTACAACTGACGAAGCATCCCGCGAAGCTCCTAAAGTAGAATTTTAA
- a CDS encoding DUF2207 domain-containing protein yields MNYKKIAVVILLSLVIFSTANAIYAEDKEYSIIDALIDLTIQEDGLLHVNESYTYSFEGTFNGVYRDIPLKDGESIDNLNVYIDGAYGSYEVSEKNNKKHVKVYLWADKAHTQKIHDQKVKVTYSYDMKNVVTIFNDVGSLQYKIWGSEWDCEVKKITANIHLPGDKNNIYYLNPEYYNLSDSINGNTIHVETTSIPKGEFYELQVLMPLDDFSNATYAKHVNSDAKEQIMQKQSDYKGGVSFWGNIFNILSALCFISPLSLIFVYLKYGREPKVDYHGIYERELPSDDPPAVVNAILNRSSIGEPNMKGFEAAIMDLIDRKVFKIHIEEAEHTDDLVLEFDDSKYEELSITDKKAYDLLKTFSDGNMLNVSRLSSKLNNEYNGKLFKEKLDDWKESVKNQHIGQISEYFNDTGTSISYGYTFGGLAIAVILFIISLFSKHPASWTLTIASIFLGVIALAISFIPEDIFGKWTPEGRVYYLKWMNFKKFLTDNSLIKEHPPESIVVWNKYLVYGTALGVADKVYESMKLHEPRVADDDYYYGDLYMFHSYSGLIMLESAFNNGISAANPSSDGGGFGDIGGGSGGGGGGAF; encoded by the coding sequence ATGAACTATAAAAAAATAGCTGTAGTAATATTATTGTCATTGGTAATATTTTCTACAGCCAATGCCATTTATGCAGAGGATAAGGAGTATAGTATTATCGATGCATTAATTGACCTTACCATTCAGGAAGACGGACTGCTCCATGTAAACGAAAGCTACACCTATTCTTTTGAAGGTACTTTCAATGGAGTTTATAGGGATATTCCACTAAAAGATGGAGAAAGTATTGATAATCTGAATGTTTATATTGATGGTGCTTATGGAAGCTATGAAGTATCTGAAAAGAACAACAAAAAACATGTGAAAGTTTACTTATGGGCCGATAAAGCGCACACTCAAAAAATTCATGACCAGAAGGTGAAAGTTACCTATTCTTATGACATGAAAAATGTCGTTACAATATTTAACGATGTAGGGTCATTACAGTACAAAATATGGGGCAGTGAGTGGGATTGTGAGGTTAAAAAAATAACTGCAAATATCCATCTGCCGGGAGATAAGAACAATATTTATTATCTGAACCCCGAATATTACAATTTAAGCGATTCAATTAATGGAAATACCATACATGTTGAGACAACTTCAATACCAAAGGGAGAATTCTACGAATTGCAGGTACTGATGCCACTTGATGATTTTTCAAATGCAACATATGCAAAGCATGTAAACAGTGATGCCAAAGAGCAGATTATGCAAAAGCAGTCCGATTATAAAGGCGGAGTTAGCTTTTGGGGAAATATATTTAACATATTATCTGCACTTTGCTTTATATCTCCGCTATCCTTAATTTTTGTATATTTAAAATACGGAAGAGAACCTAAAGTTGACTATCATGGAATATATGAAAGAGAATTGCCAAGTGATGATCCTCCTGCCGTAGTTAATGCAATACTTAATAGATCCAGCATTGGCGAGCCCAACATGAAGGGTTTTGAAGCCGCAATTATGGATTTGATTGACAGAAAAGTCTTTAAAATACACATTGAAGAGGCAGAACATACTGATGATTTGGTATTGGAATTTGATGATAGCAAATATGAAGAATTGTCCATTACTGATAAAAAAGCATATGACCTTTTAAAAACATTTAGCGATGGAAATATGCTTAATGTATCCAGACTTTCGTCCAAATTGAATAATGAATATAACGGCAAATTATTTAAAGAAAAATTGGATGACTGGAAGGAAAGTGTAAAAAATCAACACATAGGTCAGATTTCAGAATACTTCAATGACACAGGAACATCAATATCTTATGGGTATACATTTGGAGGACTGGCAATTGCAGTGATATTATTCATAATATCCCTTTTTTCAAAACATCCTGCATCATGGACTTTAACAATTGCCTCAATATTTTTAGGAGTTATTGCACTTGCAATCTCATTTATACCTGAAGACATTTTTGGAAAATGGACTCCTGAAGGCCGCGTCTACTATCTCAAATGGATGAACTTCAAGAAGTTTTTAACAGATAACAGTTTAATTAAAGAACACCCCCCAGAATCAATAGTTGTTTGGAACAAGTACCTTGTTTATGGAACTGCTCTTGGAGTAGCAGATAAGGTTTACGAATCCATGAAACTTCATGAACCTAGAGTTGCTGATGATGACTATTACTATGGCGACTTGTATATGTTCCACTCATACTCCGGTTTGATAATGCTTGAAAGTGCATTCAACAATGGAATATCAGCAGCAAACCCTTCATCAGATGGTGGTGGATTCGGTGATATCGGAGGAGGTTCCGGTGGTGGAGGTGGAGGAGCTTTCTAG
- a CDS encoding C1 family peptidase, translating into MKKFRILFIFLVLFISVSAVYADGNFSSLQTEINDAGNSIEITDDYIYDNSTDYLLNSGIVVNKTGFTINGNGHTINGNGQARIFNVIGDININNLNLINGFSKENGGAIFTKDRINFNNVTFENNSAKQGGAVRIDLIEANNCVFINNHAENGGAVSFSFHSTINNCVFKDSYNLTYSLLYGADENSGIRIVNSTFSNSTSKFATAVYNRKNTVIVNSNFVNLHSTESAGAILLSQMSVAQIINCTFMNVTAVKNGGAVFIDVFGNGLPGTTLIANTSFINSTGNFGGALLQLHGNLTINNSKFINNAATFDGGAIYASNVNANIYNISVISNKLMDEENNGGGMFFDKSTLNISNSDFINNTKNAIYAYDCNLYVNRSNFKNNNEAIHGVFLNYEMGELNLNNDSLILNETDFFNVVSKNPISLILINNSIDVVNLPKKFDSREWGWISSVKNQIIDGSCWTFGTIAALESALLKSTGIEYDFSENNIKDTMLQYSKYGIYDVVGSGYIPYATQNILSWLGPVFEKNDTFDEMAKVSPIFFTGDNIHIQDAIFVGPRKNLTDNDEIKKAIMKYGSLAIEYYSSVGAPDYNNKTHAQYQNLLNERTHVVSVVGWDDNYPKENFLTTPPGDGAWILKDNFGFENGDKGYIYLSYYDVSFLNLSYAVGFIIENTEKYARNYQTDLSGNMIFFDDMFGKNVSYKITYQSQKTELISGVGTYFKYDGEPYVLNIYVNNELKHVQNGTGSYYGFHTVKLTDEIPINLGDNFTVEITKKSVPIFNNSRQHYAKDTVFMKTDDVWKDLALKNMTTSLKVYTKDLAIYTQDLVKIYKNDSKFEADVGVANETVTFDVNGVKYNRVSDENGTARIAINLNPGNYTIRTSFNGIAVENKITVLPTLIAQNLVKYFRNESQFYIALIDGTGKAISDVDITMNINGVFYNRTTDANGTARLNINLNPGEYILTATDPLTGLMMSYNITVLPVLTASDISMTYLDGTQFKAKLVDGKGNPLKNVGVTFNINGVFYTRLTDSNGTAKLNINLMAGEYIITSQYENAQISNKITVSAKKD; encoded by the coding sequence ATGAAAAAATTTAGAATTTTATTTATTTTTCTGGTGCTTTTTATTTCTGTTAGTGCAGTTTACGCTGATGGAAACTTTTCAAGTCTTCAGACAGAAATTAATGATGCCGGCAACAGTATTGAAATAACTGATGATTATATTTATGACAATTCCACGGATTATCTGTTAAATAGTGGAATAGTTGTCAATAAAACGGGTTTTACCATTAATGGTAATGGACATACAATTAACGGTAATGGACAGGCAAGAATTTTTAATGTTATTGGTGATATTAATATTAATAATCTTAACTTAATAAACGGTTTTTCAAAGGAGAATGGTGGAGCTATCTTTACTAAGGATAGGATAAATTTTAATAATGTCACTTTCGAAAATAACTCTGCTAAGCAAGGTGGTGCAGTAAGGATTGATTTGATTGAAGCGAACAATTGCGTTTTTATCAATAATCATGCCGAAAATGGCGGAGCAGTTTCTTTTTCTTTTCATTCCACCATTAATAATTGCGTATTTAAAGATTCATATAATTTAACTTATTCATTATTATATGGGGCAGATGAAAATTCTGGAATCAGAATTGTAAATTCCACATTTTCAAATTCAACTTCAAAGTTCGCTACAGCAGTATATAATAGGAAAAATACTGTAATTGTTAATTCAAATTTCGTAAACCTTCATTCAACAGAAAGTGCTGGTGCAATTCTGCTTAGTCAAATGAGTGTTGCGCAAATTATTAATTGTACATTTATGAATGTCACTGCCGTAAAGAATGGTGGGGCAGTATTTATAGATGTGTTTGGTAATGGTTTGCCTGGAACTACATTGATTGCCAATACCAGTTTCATCAATTCCACAGGGAATTTTGGCGGAGCTCTGCTTCAGTTACATGGTAATTTAACAATAAATAATTCAAAATTTATTAATAATGCGGCTACTTTCGATGGGGGAGCAATATATGCATCTAATGTAAATGCAAATATCTATAACATTTCCGTTATTTCAAATAAATTGATGGATGAAGAAAATAATGGTGGGGGAATGTTTTTTGATAAAAGTACTTTAAATATTTCAAATTCAGACTTCATCAACAATACAAAAAATGCTATTTATGCCTATGACTGTAATTTATATGTTAACAGAAGCAATTTTAAAAATAACAATGAAGCAATTCATGGGGTTTTTCTTAATTATGAAATGGGTGAACTAAATTTGAACAATGATTCACTAATTTTAAATGAAACTGACTTTTTCAATGTGGTTAGTAAAAATCCGATCAGTTTAATTCTGATTAATAATTCAATAGATGTAGTAAATTTGCCAAAAAAATTTGATTCACGGGAATGGGGATGGATAAGTTCTGTTAAAAATCAAATAATTGATGGTAGTTGTTGGACTTTTGGAACAATAGCGGCTCTTGAATCCGCATTACTCAAATCAACAGGAATTGAATATGATTTTTCAGAAAATAATATAAAAGATACTATGTTACAATATTCGAAATATGGTATTTATGATGTAGTGGGTAGTGGATATATTCCATATGCAACTCAAAATATCCTTAGTTGGTTAGGGCCTGTTTTTGAAAAAAATGATACTTTTGATGAAATGGCAAAAGTTTCACCAATATTTTTTACTGGTGATAATATTCATATTCAAGATGCAATCTTTGTGGGGCCTAGGAAAAATTTAACTGATAATGATGAAATTAAAAAAGCCATAATGAAATATGGATCATTGGCAATAGAGTATTATTCGTCAGTAGGTGCTCCGGACTATAATAACAAAACACATGCCCAGTATCAGAATTTATTAAATGAAAGGACACATGTCGTTTCTGTTGTGGGGTGGGATGATAATTATCCCAAAGAAAATTTCTTAACTACTCCTCCAGGAGATGGTGCATGGATACTAAAAGATAATTTTGGTTTTGAAAATGGGGATAAAGGATATATCTATCTGTCTTATTATGACGTAAGTTTTCTAAATTTAAGTTATGCAGTAGGATTTATCATTGAAAATACTGAAAAATACGCAAGAAATTATCAAACGGATTTAAGCGGGAATATGATATTCTTCGATGATATGTTTGGCAAGAATGTTTCTTATAAAATCACATATCAATCCCAAAAGACTGAATTAATAAGTGGGGTTGGAACATACTTTAAATATGATGGTGAACCTTATGTGCTTAACATTTATGTAAATAATGAATTAAAACATGTGCAAAATGGAACAGGGTCTTATTATGGTTTCCATACAGTAAAATTAACAGATGAAATTCCAATAAATCTGGGGGATAATTTTACAGTAGAAATAACTAAAAAGTCTGTCCCTATCTTTAATAATTCACGACAACATTATGCTAAAGATACTGTTTTCATGAAAACAGATGATGTATGGAAAGATTTGGCACTAAAAAATATGACTACATCTTTAAAAGTCTATACTAAGGATTTAGCTATTTATACGCAGGATTTGGTTAAAATATATAAGAATGATTCCAAGTTTGAAGCGGATGTTGGTGTAGCTAATGAAACCGTAACCTTTGATGTTAATGGTGTCAAATATAATCGAGTAAGTGATGAAAACGGTACGGCCAGAATAGCTATCAACCTAAATCCTGGTAACTACACAATAAGAACATCATTCAACGGCATTGCTGTTGAAAATAAAATTACTGTATTGCCTACTTTAATTGCACAAAACCTTGTCAAGTACTTCAGAAACGAATCACAGTTCTATATCGCACTGATTGATGGTACGGGCAAAGCTATCTCTGATGTAGATATTACAATGAACATCAACGGTGTATTCTACAACAGGACAACCGATGCAAATGGAACAGCTAGACTTAACATTAACTTAAACCCTGGTGAGTATATATTGACTGCTACAGACCCATTAACAGGATTAATGATGTCATATAACATTACAGTATTGCCTGTTTTAACTGCCAGTGATATCAGCATGACATATCTGGATGGAACACAATTCAAAGCAAAACTTGTCGACGGCAAGGGCAATCCATTGAAAAATGTTGGTGTTACATTTAATATTAATGGCGTATTCTATACAAGACTCACTGATTCAAATGGAACGGCTAAATTAAACATTAATCTGATGGCTGGCGAGTATATAATAACATCACAGTATGAAAATGCTCAAATTTCAAATAAAATAACTGTTTCTGCAAAAAAAGATTAA